The following are encoded in a window of Halosolutus halophilus genomic DNA:
- a CDS encoding DUF1850 domain-containing protein, whose translation MSRPSRRQFVVAVLALLVATAATAAAVATVSADRTLVVADAESGDRLLERPVEDGTEVTLSYTHSVEKTTVEDVYVVDGTELRMDRMVFHSHGAGLPSDAPIEHTDEGFVLPLNESYAEVPVAPRPIPGHELVVGDDRYDLVALSDGSVIISVTERGPTDRLSDLLSIDHRSEPVLTTDSTVIHS comes from the coding sequence GTGTCCCGACCATCTCGCCGGCAGTTCGTCGTCGCCGTTCTCGCCCTTCTGGTAGCAACGGCAGCCACGGCGGCTGCGGTCGCGACCGTCTCGGCGGACCGGACCCTCGTCGTCGCCGACGCCGAGTCGGGAGATAGACTGCTCGAACGGCCCGTCGAAGACGGAACCGAAGTGACGCTGTCGTACACGCACAGCGTAGAGAAGACGACGGTCGAGGACGTCTACGTCGTCGACGGGACGGAACTTCGAATGGACCGGATGGTCTTTCACTCTCACGGGGCCGGTCTGCCGTCCGACGCACCGATCGAACATACCGACGAGGGGTTCGTCCTCCCGCTGAACGAATCGTACGCCGAAGTCCCCGTCGCACCGAGGCCGATCCCGGGTCACGAACTCGTCGTCGGCGACGACCGGTACGATCTGGTCGCACTTTCCGACGGTTCGGTGATCATCTCGGTGACCGAGCGAGGCCCGACCGATCGGCTCTCGGACCTGCTATCGATCGACCATCGGTCCGAACCGGTACTCACCACTGATTCGACTGTTATTCACTCCTGA
- a CDS encoding TAXI family TRAP transporter solute-binding subunit, with the protein MVRHIKRRQFVALSGAAGIAGLAGCIGEDAVEDGDENGDDEGANPDEGGQTLSWHAGGTGGTYYPLSGDFKSIVEENTPHGLQVQSTGASVANVGSLAREEADFALIQNDIAYFAVNGTGLEEFEGNAMENIRGVATLYPETIHVITQADSGIETVEDLEGASVNTGDLGSGTQVNALQILSTAGLEEGDFDEQNSDFATAADQIRDGDVDAAFVVGGWPVGSIEELATTSDISLVEVSGDLRESIKGDAEWFADDTIPSGTYGGVDEDVETVSVQAMIATHEGLDEGIVEEVTEAIFENTDDITQKADFIDAESAQDGMPIDLHPGADAYFN; encoded by the coding sequence ATGGTTCGTCATATCAAGAGGCGTCAGTTTGTCGCGTTGAGTGGGGCTGCTGGAATCGCCGGTCTGGCCGGATGTATCGGCGAGGACGCCGTCGAAGACGGCGACGAGAACGGTGACGACGAAGGGGCCAATCCGGACGAGGGTGGCCAGACTCTCTCGTGGCACGCCGGCGGAACGGGCGGCACGTACTACCCGCTGTCGGGCGACTTCAAGAGCATCGTCGAAGAGAACACGCCGCACGGGCTGCAGGTCCAGTCGACCGGTGCGAGCGTCGCGAACGTCGGCAGTCTCGCCCGCGAGGAGGCCGATTTCGCGCTGATCCAGAACGACATCGCGTACTTCGCGGTCAACGGAACCGGCCTCGAGGAGTTCGAAGGGAACGCGATGGAGAACATCCGGGGCGTCGCCACGCTGTACCCCGAGACGATCCACGTCATCACCCAGGCCGACTCCGGGATCGAGACGGTCGAGGACCTCGAGGGCGCGTCGGTCAACACGGGCGACCTCGGGAGCGGGACGCAGGTCAACGCCCTGCAGATCCTCTCGACGGCCGGCCTTGAGGAGGGCGACTTCGACGAACAGAACTCCGACTTCGCGACGGCGGCCGATCAGATCCGCGACGGCGACGTCGACGCCGCCTTCGTCGTCGGCGGTTGGCCGGTCGGATCGATCGAAGAACTCGCGACGACCTCGGACATCTCGCTGGTGGAAGTCTCCGGGGACCTCCGCGAGAGCATCAAGGGCGACGCCGAGTGGTTCGCGGACGACACCATCCCGTCCGGCACCTACGGCGGCGTCGACGAAGACGTCGAGACCGTCTCCGTCCAGGCGATGATCGCCACGCACGAGGGGCTCGACGAGGGCATCGTCGAAGAAGTGACCGAGGCCATCTTCGAGAACACCGACGACATCACGCAGAAAGCGGACTTCATCGACGCCGAGTCGGCACAGGACGGCATGCCGATCGACCTTCACCCGGGTGCCGACGCGTACTTCAACTGA
- a CDS encoding S9 family peptidase, translating into MNRIEAADYHDIARVADPQLSPNDERVAFVRRASEDGDDEATIFVVPLGGDEPTQYTASEGVDSHPRWHPDGDWLAFVSTRGEDDDRQQLHLLPTDGGEARRVTSVVGGIGDLAWNPDGSRLLFTQAVTADDRNAGRDRAVDPDFEPEQPDPRVIDRMIYRADTEYFDGRRSHVYVLDVASALDGDLATDPENAAVTRLTEGDADYVAPAWGDSETVYYASKAGDRPDDSITYDLYAHDLASGTAEPFTQTTGGLGPGSIDATADDRVAYLYTPEEKFTLRQTEIAVYDRERGEEVIPTEPLDRTFGYKGSFEWGPDEELLYFTTPDEGSTVVHSVPGDASDEPTTVYGDGVIVEDFSVGRNAIAYVQSEWDHPGDVFVTTRGGNEATRLTRINADYLNERAVAQPEEVWFERDGAEIQGWLLRPPEFDPDEQYPLVVEIHGGPHVQWSTAGTMWHEFQTLAARGYVVFWCNPRGSTGYGEDHAMAIERDWGDATLADVLAGVDAVCERDYVDADEQFVTGGSFGGFMTAWAVTQTDRFRGAVAQRGVYDLTGFYGSTDAFKLVEGDFGATPWEEPQFLWERSPVAHVPQVETPTLVVHSDRDYRTPANTAELFYLGLKKHDVETRMVRYPREGHELSRSGEPAHVVDRIERIVRWFDGYSDYRDVPPALERDRDAGLSNGSDDEDRGDDDS; encoded by the coding sequence ATGAACCGGATCGAGGCAGCCGACTATCACGACATCGCCCGCGTCGCGGATCCACAGCTATCGCCCAACGACGAGCGCGTCGCGTTCGTTCGACGGGCGTCCGAGGACGGGGACGACGAGGCAACGATCTTCGTCGTCCCGCTCGGTGGCGACGAACCCACGCAGTACACCGCGAGCGAGGGGGTCGATAGCCACCCGCGCTGGCACCCGGACGGCGACTGGCTCGCGTTCGTCAGCACCCGTGGCGAGGACGACGATCGCCAGCAACTCCACCTGCTCCCCACCGACGGCGGCGAGGCGCGACGGGTCACGTCCGTCGTCGGCGGCATCGGCGACCTCGCGTGGAACCCGGACGGCTCCCGGCTGCTGTTCACCCAGGCGGTAACCGCGGACGATCGGAATGCCGGTCGCGACCGCGCGGTCGATCCCGACTTCGAACCCGAGCAACCGGACCCGCGCGTGATCGATCGCATGATCTACCGTGCCGACACGGAGTATTTCGACGGCCGCCGAAGCCACGTCTACGTCCTCGACGTCGCTTCGGCGCTCGACGGCGACCTCGCAACTGACCCCGAGAACGCCGCCGTGACCCGGCTCACGGAGGGAGACGCCGACTACGTCGCGCCCGCGTGGGGCGACAGCGAGACCGTCTACTACGCGAGCAAGGCCGGCGATCGACCCGACGACTCGATCACGTACGACCTCTACGCGCACGATCTGGCGAGCGGGACGGCCGAGCCGTTCACGCAGACGACGGGGGGACTCGGCCCCGGTTCGATCGACGCGACCGCGGACGATCGCGTGGCCTACCTGTACACGCCCGAAGAGAAGTTCACGCTCCGCCAGACCGAGATCGCCGTCTACGACCGCGAACGCGGCGAGGAAGTGATCCCCACCGAGCCGCTGGACAGGACGTTCGGCTACAAGGGCAGCTTCGAGTGGGGGCCCGACGAGGAACTGCTGTACTTCACCACGCCGGACGAGGGCTCGACCGTCGTTCACTCGGTCCCGGGCGACGCGAGCGACGAGCCGACGACGGTGTACGGCGACGGCGTCATCGTCGAGGATTTCTCCGTCGGTCGGAACGCGATCGCGTACGTCCAGAGCGAGTGGGACCACCCCGGCGACGTCTTCGTCACGACCCGCGGCGGTAACGAGGCCACCCGGTTGACCCGCATCAACGCCGACTACCTGAACGAGCGAGCGGTCGCCCAGCCCGAGGAGGTGTGGTTCGAGCGCGACGGAGCCGAGATCCAGGGCTGGCTCCTCAGACCGCCGGAGTTCGACCCCGACGAGCAGTATCCGCTCGTCGTCGAGATTCACGGCGGGCCGCACGTTCAGTGGTCGACCGCCGGGACGATGTGGCACGAGTTCCAGACCCTCGCCGCCCGGGGCTACGTCGTCTTCTGGTGCAATCCGCGGGGCTCGACCGGATACGGCGAGGACCACGCCATGGCGATCGAACGCGACTGGGGCGACGCCACGCTGGCCGACGTCCTCGCCGGCGTCGACGCCGTCTGCGAGCGGGACTACGTCGACGCGGACGAGCAGTTCGTCACCGGCGGCAGCTTCGGCGGCTTCATGACCGCGTGGGCGGTCACGCAGACCGATCGGTTCCGCGGGGCCGTCGCCCAGCGCGGCGTCTACGATCTCACGGGCTTTTACGGCTCGACGGACGCGTTCAAGCTCGTCGAGGGTGACTTCGGCGCGACGCCGTGGGAAGAGCCCCAGTTCCTCTGGGAGCGCTCGCCCGTCGCGCACGTCCCCCAGGTCGAAACGCCGACGCTCGTCGTCCACTCGGATCGGGACTACCGGACGCCGGCGAACACCGCCGAACTGTTCTACCTCGGATTGAAGAAACACGACGTCGAGACCCGCATGGTCCGGTATCCCCGCGAGGGCCACGAACTCTCACGGTCCGGCGAACCCGCCCACGTCGTCGATCGCATCGAGCGCATCGTCCGCTGGTTCGACGGCTACTCCGACTACCGCGACGTTCCGCCCGCACTCGAGCGCGACCGGGACGCCGGGCTCTCGAACGGGAGCGACGACGAGGACCGGGGCGACGACGACTCGTAA
- a CDS encoding YgaP family membrane protein, with translation MDENVCGLDRALRVVGGIVLLLVGYRNRERTIGTLAFVAGSDVVATAVIQRCPANALFGIDTCSHS, from the coding sequence ATGGACGAGAACGTTTGCGGTCTCGATCGAGCGCTTCGCGTCGTCGGCGGGATCGTACTCCTGCTGGTCGGCTACCGGAACCGGGAGCGGACGATCGGAACCCTCGCGTTCGTCGCGGGGAGTGACGTCGTCGCGACGGCGGTGATCCAGCGCTGTCCGGCGAACGCGCTCTTCGGGATCGACACCTGTTCGCACTCCTGA
- the upp gene encoding uracil phosphoribosyltransferase — protein sequence MTIEDRDNAYLVTHALAKDTLSRIRDVETEQVSFRKGLVKLGRICGYEIIDGRMETEYVEIETPLEPTMGERVRGLDDVVIINVLRAATPFVEGLLKAFPRARQGVISASRDEEAGRDEDGSFPITVDYVKLPEIHEEDTVIVADPMLATGSTMCTVLDHVIEDAAAEPENLIVLSAVSAPEGLLRVDEAVPQADLLTVSIDDHLDDDGFIVPGLGDAGDRAFRTT from the coding sequence ATGACGATCGAAGATCGGGACAACGCCTATCTCGTCACGCACGCACTGGCGAAGGATACGCTCTCGCGGATCCGAGACGTCGAAACAGAGCAGGTCAGTTTCCGGAAAGGCCTGGTCAAACTCGGACGGATCTGCGGCTACGAGATCATCGACGGCCGGATGGAGACGGAGTACGTCGAGATCGAGACGCCGCTGGAGCCGACGATGGGCGAGCGGGTCCGCGGACTGGACGACGTCGTCATCATCAACGTCTTGCGCGCGGCGACGCCGTTCGTCGAGGGGCTGCTGAAGGCGTTCCCGCGCGCCAGACAGGGCGTCATCAGTGCGAGCCGCGACGAGGAAGCCGGTCGCGACGAGGACGGCTCCTTCCCGATCACGGTCGACTACGTGAAACTGCCCGAGATCCACGAGGAGGATACGGTGATCGTCGCCGATCCGATGCTCGCGACCGGGAGTACGATGTGTACCGTCCTCGACCACGTCATCGAGGACGCCGCTGCCGAACCGGAGAACCTGATCGTGCTCTCGGCCGTCTCGGCTCCGGAGGGGCTGCTCCGGGTCGACGAGGCCGTCCCGCAGGCCGACCTCCTGACGGTCTCGATCGACGATCACCTCGACGACGACGGCTTCATCGTGCCCGGCCTGGGCGACGCCGGCGATCGGGCGTTCCGGACGACCTGA